Proteins encoded within one genomic window of Oryza glaberrima chromosome 12, OglaRS2, whole genome shotgun sequence:
- the LOC127757945 gene encoding patatin-like protein 1: MLRFTTARLLRPRCRRLYHGCSDGAAACSVVGERVTVLTIDGGGIRGIIPGKVLEFLENELQQLDGPEARLADYFDYIAGTSTGGLITAMLAAPGAGGDGRRRPLFAAKEICPFYQEHGPRIFPQRWCKLASTVAAVWGPKYNGRYLRDMVREVLGEMTVGDTLTNVVIPTFDVRLLQPVIFSTYDAKHSPLKNALLSDVCIGTSAAPTYLPAHCFRTHDGAGETREYNLIDGGVAANNPTMVAMTMITEEMIAEEKARLFLAKPPEECGRFLVLSIGTGLASDEGLYTAEKCSRWGALGWLRHRGMAPIIDIFMAGSSDMVDIHIGVKFQLLHIERNYLRIQEYQDYDPLKATAAAALDEATPENMRNLVGIGERMLEQQVTRVNVETGRYEKVSDEGSNADALIRMARQLSEERTARLQRRMGEVTAAGACATGF; this comes from the exons ATGCTTCGCTTCACCACTGCTCGTCTCCTTCGGCCACGGTGCCGGCGTCTCTATCATGGCtgcagcgacggcgcggcggcgtgcagTGTCGTCGGCGAGAGGGTGACGGTGCTGAccatcgatggcggcggcatcCGGGGCATCATCCCGGGCAAGGTGCTCGAGTTCTTGGAGAACGAGCTCCAGCAGCTGGACGGGCCAGAGGCGAGGCTGGCCGACTACTTCGACTACATCGCCGGGACGAGCACCGGCGGGCTGATCACCGCGATGCTGGCCgcgcccggcgccggcggggacggacggcggcggccgctgttCGCCGCCAAGGAGATTTGTCCGTTCTACCAGGAGCACGGCCCGCGCATCTTCCCCCAGAGGTGGTGCAAGCTCGCCTCCACTGTCGCCGCGGTGTGGGGGCCCAAGTACAACGGTAGGTACCTCCGCGACATGGTCCGGGAGGTGCTCGGCGAAATGACGGTGGGCGACACGCTCACCAATGTCGTCATCCCCACCTTCGACGTCCGTCTGCTCCAGCCCGTCATCTTCTCCACATACGAC GCTAAGCATTCGCCTTTGAAGAACGCGCTGCTCTCCGACGTCTGCATCggcacgtcggcggcgccgacgtACCTCCCCGCGCACTGCTTCCGGAcacacgacggcgccggcgaaaCGCGCGAGTACAACctcatcgacggcggcgtcgctgccAACAATCCT ACGATGGTAGCCATGACGATGATCACGGAGGAGATGATAGCGGAGGAGAAGGCACGGTTGTTCTTGGCGAAGCCGCCGGAGGAGTGCGGGCGGTTCCTGGTGCTGTCCATCGGCACCGGATTGGCCTCCGACGAGGGGCTGTACACGGCGGAGAAGTGCTCCCGGTGGGGGGCGCTCGGGTGGCTGCGGCACAGGGGCATGGCGCCCATCATCGACATCTTCATGGCGGGGAGCTCCGACATGGTCGACATCCACATCGGCGTCAAGTTCCAGCTGCTCCACATTGAGCGTAACTACCTCCGCATCCAGGAATACCAGGACTACGACCCGCTCaaggccacggcggcggcggcgctggacgaGGCGACGCCGGAGAACATGAGGAACCTCGTCGGCATCGGCGAGCGCATGCTGGAGCAGCAGGTTACGAGGGTCAACGTGGAGACCGGGAGGTACGAGAAGGTCTCCGACGAGGGGAGCAACGCCGACGCGCTCATCAGGATGGCGAGGCAGCTCTCGGAGGAGAGGACGGCGAGGCTGCAGCGGCGGATGGGCGAAGTGACGGCGGCCGGTGCCTGTGCCACTGGGTTTTAG
- the LOC127757527 gene encoding uncharacterized protein LOC127757527 produces the protein MPTPLLPRKSPSPPPAHRKSPSPPSSKHQSLASSIPLKKRGRLCKTSQMSEPPSLKKPKKAPLPNMLVPSLKEKKEMSGSITLLLKHKGDKIKEATNVKVPVAVHDHFNRMARPLAPKPPISDFRRTTRKKRLKEFSKKEFEKDEASKNVQEFLEGAGLQSLSDVDNIAKSPLAAQFKLGYSLTTDEYRKVIGNCTQMRRVEEWYLQMAKEGKEMFPVFYRDEDFHHCDGIVWVSFKELFQLYNLKEVDLSLIQLWVLMGALECRTTHNKLGFLDPQIVNSTKIEGGEKSEKEVLDYLYTSFVKLQDMNTILLPYHFKPHWILLAIHLNDSKIVVMDRMRTPQAKFQSLVDTLDKALVKYKKRIRHAPCSNTFRVWCHPYCSRQDPGTSTCGFYMMKFMRVFMEDGNWNITDSEKLKLPTSKLLPHVCFGLAKQLCGFIVTHIISSNGAYNISRAPAGLMGLIEAGGPSDTLDSRSMTKDT, from the exons ATGCCAACACCACTGTTGCCACGTAAGAGCCCGTCTCCTCCACCAGCACACCGTAAGAGCCCATCTCCTCCATCGTCAAAACATCAGAGCTTAGCTTCTTCAATCCCACTGAAGAAGCGGGGGCGCTTGTGTAAAACTTCCCAGATGTCTGAACCACCATCTCTGAAGAAGCCCAAGAAGGCGCCACTACCTAACATGTTGGTGCCATctttgaaggaaaaaaaggagatgAGCGGGAGCATAACATTGCTCCTTAAACATAAAGGGGACAAAATAAAGGAGGCGACAAATGTGAAAGTGCCAGTTGCAGTACATGACCACTTCAATCGCATGGCAAGACCACTTGCCCCAAAACCACCTATTTCAGACTTCCGACGCACGACCAGGAAAAAAAGATTGAAAGAATTTTCGAAGAAAGAATTTGAGAAAGACGAGGCCAGCAAGAATGTGCAGGAATTTCTGGAAGGTGCAGGCCTCCAAAGTTTGTCTGATGTAGACAATATTGCGAAGTCCCCGTTGGCAGCTCAGTTCAAGCTCGGTTATTCTTTAACTACCGACGAATATCGCAAGGTCATTGGCAATTGTACTCAGATGAGAAGGGTAGAAGAGTGGTACTTACAGATGGCCAAGGAGGGTAAGGAGATGTTCCCCGTCTTTTACAGGGACGAGGACTTTCATCACTGTGATGGTATAGTTTGGGTCTCATTTAAAGAACTTTTTCAGCTATACAATCTGAAGGAGGTAGACTTATCGCTAATTCAGTTATGGGTATT AATGGGAGCACTTGAATGTAGAACGACCCATAACAAACTAGGATTCCTCGATCCACAAATAGTCAATTCCACTAAAATTGAGGGAGGTGAAAAGTCCGAAAAAGAAGTGTTGGACTACCTGTACACATCCTTTGTCAAGCTACAAGACATGAATACCATCCTTTTGCCCTACCACTTTAA GCCTCACTGGATCCTTCTTGCTATCCATTTAAACGATTCCAAGATTGTTGTCATGGATAGAATGAGGACCCCGCAAGCCAAGTTTCAATCCCTCGTTGACACCCTAGATAAGGCACTTGTGAAGTATAAGAAGCGTATTCGACACGCTCCGTGTTCAAATACATTCCGGGTCTGGTGCCACCCTTATTGCTCACGCCAGGATCCGGGCACGAGTACATGTGGGTTCTACATGATGAAATTTATGAGGGTTTTCATGGAGGATGGCAACTGGAACATTACGGATTCTGAG AAATTAAAGCTCCCGACAAGTAAATTGCTGCCACATGTTTGCTTCGGCCTCGCTAAACAACTATGTGGATTCATCGTCACACATATCATCTCGTCGAACGGTGCATACAACATTTCAAGAGCTCCTGCTGGGCTAATGGGTTTGATTGAGGCTGGCGGCCCTAGTGATACTTTAGATAGCCGATCAATGACAAAGGATACATAG